In Lotus japonicus ecotype B-129 chromosome 5, LjGifu_v1.2, one genomic interval encodes:
- the LOC130718749 gene encoding uncharacterized protein LOC130718749 — protein MESLKFASLPPCRRSGMLGKQLNSPLLTIDSAAKFCYCKADLAAATSSIPLSKIRFSCKFSQNIAKATWASNSNLSTKHWLLHSMGQIENIITSDEDQSMWEACRQALSAFNFSDEEKDKILAKAFGLVHSPYWGEEREKEVPKFETVNGTLDYLRSLNLSDDDLSKLLKKFPEVLGCNLEEELKANIKILEEQWGVQGKSLRSLLLRNPKVLGYNVDCKGDCIAQCTRCWVRF, from the exons ATGGAGAGTCTCAAGTTCGCATCTTTGCCTCCTTGTCGACGCTCTG GGATGTTGGGGAAACAGTTGAATTCCCCTCTACTTACTATTGATTCTGCAGCAAAGTTCTGCTATTGCAAG GCTGATCTTGCTGCTGCAACATCAAGTATTCCATTGTCAAAAATCAGATTTTCTTgtaaattttcacaaaatattgcAAAAGCAACATGGGCCTCAAACTCAAATCTTTCTACCAAGCATTGGTTATTGCATTCAATGGGACAGATAGAAAATATAATCACAAGTGATGAAGATCAGAGCATGTGGGAAGCATGCAGGCAAGCTCTGTCTGCATTTAACTTCAGTGATGAAGAAAAGGACAAGATACTTGCAAAAGCATTTGGTCTTGTTCATTCTCCTTATTGGGGAGAAGAGCGTGAGAAGGAGGTTCCCAAATTTGAGACAGTAAATGGAACACTAGACTATCTGAGGAGTTTAAATCTTTCTGATGATGATCTATCCAAGTTGCTCAAAAagttcccagaagttcttggatgCAATTTAGAGGAAGAGTTGAAAGCCAATATAAAGATCCTGGAGGAGCAATGGGGTGTTCAAGGAAAATCTCTTAGGAGCCTTCTCCTTCGAAATCCAAAAGTTTTGGGTTATAATGTTGACTGTAAAGGAGACTGTATAGCACAATGCACTAGATGCTGGGTTCGCTTCTAG
- the LOC130719890 gene encoding uncharacterized protein LOC130719890 — protein sequence MRRFCGGGFGRWRDGMRIAWRSWCTWGNDGGLRERGGAVVDMGSLLNDDDHFFHYTVVTTCPQLEPMFSHINRFKLQAIIRPIIIYQCLSFRNCFSCSSRKQLVAMSFAKSTLIFAILCLILVQELEICEGNQDMDAVHHHHHLYKIDCGGKCSHRCSKASKHKRCMRACNSCCQRCHCVPPGTYGNKHVCPCYAKLTTHGGKLKCP from the exons atgagacgattctGTGGGGGTGGTTTCGGTCGGTGGAGAGATGGGATgagaattgcatggaggagtTGGTGCACCTGGGGTAACGACGGAGGTCTAAGGGAGCGCGGTGGCGCCGTGGTGGATATG GGAAGTTTGTTAAATGATGATGATCACTTTTTTCACTATACAGTTGTCACTACTTGTCCTCAGTTGGAACCTATGTTTTCCCATATAAATAGGTTCAAGCTTCAAGCAATTATCAGACCCATAATTATCTATCAGTGTCTCAGTTTCAGAAATTGTTTTTCTTGTAGCTCGAGAAAGCAGCTAGTAGCAATGTCATTCGCCAAAAGCACATTAATCTTTGCAATTCTCTGTCTCATCCTAGTACAGGAG CTTGAGATCTGTGAAGGAAATCAAGACATGGATgctgttcatcatcatcatcatctttatAAGATAG ACTGTGGTGGGAAGTGCAGCCACAGGTGTAGCAAGGCGTCAAAGCACAAAAGGTGCATGAGGGCATGCAATAGTTGCTGCCAGAGGTGCCACTGCGTGCCACCTGGCACATATGGGAACAAGCATGTTTGTCCTTGCTATGCCAAACTCACCACTCATGGAGGAAAGCTCAAGTGCCCATGA